In Micromonospora sp. WMMA1363, a genomic segment contains:
- a CDS encoding DEAD/DEAH box helicase: protein MARLVLTEDEAVVCEAVGVKAFMQARSLVARGDLVDVSWDRQTGRGEAVVRADTAGWVTASVVTGIDGAIKSVSGVCTCDSARGCSHPAALLLIAYTSHALGPRPTPSWELALAALVGADSPSGAPGSPDLALQFDLEDGEGRPQWRIGLRPVVPGKKGWIRSGVSWTSLDYAYTPGSPRAQHHVDLLLELLSLADGEDRDPYRYYGSGQRVVYLDEFRSRRVWDVLAEAQEAGLPLVQSGRAASLVRVAAQPVRFSVRADRVDAGLRLRPVLTDDAEMIDPDRSILIGRPAHGVAWWRTTGQSASTDPGTLRLAPLARPVSAQVVEALAAPAIVVPVADESRFLRQYYPGLVRRADVVPVDESAALPDIRPATLTLSVQRLPGHRMSLSWDWVSAVGTEAHLEPLNVGVDQNGDRAGTLRRATDLVAEPAYGLTEPFPGGRRLLSHAVVAGDVMLRLVRDVFPKLVKTDGLDVVLRPDEDAPDYVEDETAPIVSFVGAAENTAGRPDWFDLAVQVSVGGEEVGFEDLFVALAAEQEFMILPSGRYFRLDQPEFRQLRNLIAEARELEDAPAGVLRVGRFQAGLWQELSELGEVTGQAAAWQESVRALSCAGVGSAETLPQGLVATLRPYQSEGFQWLAALYRHDLGGVLADDMGLGKTLQTLALICHAHEQAPAGAPFLVVAPSSVVSNWAHEAARFTPGLTVNSIVQTGARRTETLEQAVAGAHIVVTSYTLFRLEYDDYAALPWTGLVLDEAQFVKNAQSQSYRCAKQLPVGFKLAITGTPMENNLAELWALLSITAPGLLHRIDRFTDYYRRPIEKDHDQDRLAQLRRRIRPLMLRRRKADVVTELPAKQEQVIELDLNPKHRKMYQTYLQRERQKVLGLLGDLQKNRFEIFRSLTLLRQASLDLNLVDPKHHAIASTKLDALSEMATDLAAEGHRVLVFSQFTRFLTAARQRLEDAGITCCYLDGKTRQRAQVITGFKNDAAPVFLVSLKSGGFGLNLTEADYCILLDPWWNPATEAQAVDRVHRIGQTRNVMVYRLVAKDTIEQKVMALQARKAELFSSVLDGGDFASAELTAADIRNLLD, encoded by the coding sequence TTGGCACGGCTGGTTCTGACTGAGGACGAGGCGGTGGTGTGTGAGGCCGTCGGTGTCAAGGCCTTCATGCAAGCTCGTTCGTTGGTCGCACGTGGCGATCTGGTCGACGTCAGCTGGGACCGGCAGACTGGCCGGGGAGAGGCCGTGGTGCGGGCCGACACGGCCGGCTGGGTGACGGCATCGGTCGTGACCGGCATCGACGGTGCGATCAAGAGCGTCAGCGGCGTATGCACCTGCGACTCGGCACGCGGGTGTTCGCATCCGGCGGCCCTGTTACTGATCGCTTACACGTCCCACGCCTTGGGGCCACGGCCGACGCCGTCGTGGGAATTGGCGTTGGCGGCCCTCGTCGGCGCTGACAGTCCATCCGGCGCGCCGGGCTCTCCCGATCTGGCATTGCAGTTCGACCTCGAGGATGGTGAAGGGCGCCCGCAGTGGCGGATCGGGCTTCGGCCGGTTGTTCCGGGTAAGAAGGGCTGGATCCGCAGCGGCGTTTCGTGGACTTCGCTCGACTACGCCTACACGCCTGGCTCGCCTCGGGCGCAGCACCACGTGGATCTCCTGCTGGAGTTGCTCTCGCTGGCGGACGGGGAAGACCGCGACCCCTACCGCTACTACGGGTCGGGTCAGCGCGTCGTCTACCTGGATGAGTTCCGTAGTCGACGGGTGTGGGACGTCTTGGCTGAGGCGCAGGAGGCAGGGTTGCCGCTGGTGCAGAGCGGCCGAGCCGCGTCGCTGGTCCGGGTGGCGGCACAGCCGGTGCGATTCTCGGTGCGAGCTGATCGGGTCGATGCCGGGCTGCGGCTGCGCCCGGTGTTGACGGACGACGCCGAGATGATCGATCCCGACAGGTCGATCCTGATCGGGCGCCCGGCCCATGGGGTCGCGTGGTGGCGAACAACGGGGCAGTCGGCCTCGACGGATCCGGGGACGTTGCGGCTGGCGCCCCTGGCGCGGCCGGTGAGCGCGCAGGTCGTGGAGGCATTGGCCGCTCCGGCGATCGTCGTTCCCGTCGCCGACGAGTCGCGGTTCCTGCGGCAGTACTATCCAGGGCTGGTGCGCCGGGCCGACGTCGTGCCGGTCGACGAGTCGGCGGCTCTGCCCGACATCAGGCCGGCGACACTGACGTTGAGCGTGCAGCGATTGCCGGGGCACCGTATGTCGTTGAGCTGGGATTGGGTTTCCGCCGTCGGAACGGAAGCCCATCTGGAGCCGCTAAACGTCGGCGTCGACCAGAACGGTGACCGGGCCGGAACACTCCGACGGGCGACGGACCTGGTGGCGGAGCCGGCGTACGGACTGACGGAGCCGTTCCCGGGCGGGCGGCGACTGCTGAGCCACGCCGTCGTCGCCGGCGACGTCATGCTGCGACTCGTCCGTGATGTCTTCCCCAAGCTTGTCAAGACGGACGGCCTGGATGTGGTCCTCCGGCCGGACGAGGACGCGCCGGACTACGTCGAGGACGAGACCGCCCCGATCGTCTCGTTCGTCGGTGCGGCCGAGAACACAGCCGGCCGCCCAGACTGGTTCGATCTTGCCGTCCAGGTCTCGGTCGGTGGCGAGGAAGTGGGCTTCGAGGATCTGTTCGTCGCGTTGGCTGCCGAGCAGGAGTTCATGATCCTGCCGAGCGGACGATACTTCCGGCTCGATCAGCCCGAGTTCCGCCAGTTGCGGAACCTGATCGCGGAAGCCCGCGAGTTGGAGGATGCCCCGGCCGGCGTCCTCCGGGTCGGCCGCTTTCAAGCGGGACTATGGCAGGAACTGTCCGAGCTGGGAGAGGTCACCGGTCAGGCCGCAGCCTGGCAGGAGTCCGTTCGCGCGCTGAGCTGCGCGGGAGTCGGATCCGCCGAGACACTTCCGCAAGGGCTGGTCGCCACCCTCCGGCCCTACCAGTCGGAAGGCTTCCAGTGGCTGGCCGCGCTCTATCGGCATGATCTCGGCGGGGTGCTGGCCGACGACATGGGGCTGGGCAAGACTCTGCAAACGCTGGCGCTGATCTGTCACGCCCACGAGCAGGCCCCCGCCGGAGCACCATTCCTGGTGGTCGCACCGTCCAGCGTCGTCAGCAACTGGGCGCACGAGGCGGCACGCTTCACCCCGGGACTCACCGTCAACTCCATCGTCCAGACCGGAGCACGCCGGACCGAAACGCTGGAGCAGGCGGTCGCGGGAGCGCACATTGTGGTCACGTCGTACACGCTGTTCCGGCTGGAATACGACGACTACGCCGCCCTACCGTGGACCGGGCTGGTCCTGGACGAGGCGCAGTTCGTCAAGAACGCCCAGTCGCAGAGCTACCGGTGCGCCAAGCAACTGCCGGTCGGATTCAAGCTGGCCATCACCGGCACACCGATGGAGAACAACCTGGCCGAACTGTGGGCTCTGCTGTCCATCACCGCGCCCGGCCTGCTGCACCGAATCGACCGTTTCACCGACTACTACCGTCGGCCGATCGAGAAAGACCACGACCAAGACCGCCTCGCCCAGCTGCGTCGCCGGATCCGGCCACTCATGCTACGACGCCGTAAGGCCGACGTGGTTACCGAACTCCCGGCCAAGCAGGAACAGGTCATCGAGCTGGACCTGAATCCCAAACATCGCAAGATGTACCAAACCTATCTGCAACGGGAACGGCAGAAGGTCCTCGGTCTGCTCGGTGACCTGCAGAAGAACCGCTTCGAGATCTTCCGCTCGCTGACCCTGCTCAGACAGGCCAGCCTCGACCTGAACCTGGTCGATCCGAAACACCACGCCATCGCGTCGACCAAACTGGACGCGCTGAGTGAAATGGCCACCGACCTTGCCGCCGAAGGACACCGGGTTCTGGTCTTCAGCCAGTTCACCCGCTTCCTGACCGCCGCCCGGCAACGGCTCGAGGACGCCGGCATCACCTGTTGCTACCTGGACGGCAAGACGCGGCAGCGCGCGCAGGTCATCACGGGCTTCAAGAACGACGCCGCCCCGGTCTTCCTGGTCAGCCTCAAGTCGGGCGGCTTCGGATTGAATCTGACGGAGGCCGACTACTGCATCCTGCTCGACCCGTGGTGGAATCCGGCCACCGAAGCACAAGCGGTGGACCGCGTCCACCGTATCGGCCAGACCCGTAACGTCATGGTCTACCGCCTCGTCGCCAAGGACACCATCGAACAGAAGGTCATGGCACTCCAGGCCAGGAAGGCCGAGCTGTTCAGCAGCGTCCTCGACGGCGGCGATTTCGCCTCCGCCGAACTGACAGCCGCGGACATCCGCAACCTGCTCGACTGA
- a CDS encoding DUF2786 domain-containing protein, with protein sequence MGKNSRERHKAKRKAAEAQRRRSAGPADAGDPLGLFGVPRVPSQLELAEQIIEQAVHAQYGEHGAALDRCRSLLIAGPGGAAGIQVVNRALLARLLRDVEQAWRRGWQPAELVRVARRECGARHGRLVVDGIAARMRGYPKAAVDQRWQAQLTILDARVWWEHDDHYVTVWGDRQGLDRAAVITVMIEVLHLLATLPAIEVVGPAPGEARPATAAVPADLDQRMLDRVRALLAKAESTDYPEEADAFTAKAQELMARHRIDHALLVAATGERDQPVTRRIAVDNPYEAPKSLLLQVVAEANSCRAVWTKRFAFTTVVGFASDLDSTELVFTSLLVQATRAMTQAKPAADEYGRNTTRSFRQSFLTAYASRIGERLSAAADEVGRKAAASANSAQFLPVLAARDDAVRDAFEKQFPQLTHHRSTISNRQGWASGRAAADRASLQGRQAVAQE encoded by the coding sequence GTGGGTAAGAACAGTCGCGAGCGGCACAAGGCCAAGCGGAAGGCGGCGGAGGCGCAACGCCGAAGGTCTGCGGGGCCGGCGGACGCTGGTGATCCGCTGGGCCTGTTCGGCGTACCGCGTGTTCCGTCGCAGCTTGAGCTGGCGGAGCAGATCATCGAACAGGCGGTCCACGCTCAGTACGGCGAACACGGCGCCGCGCTTGACCGATGCCGCTCCTTGCTGATCGCTGGCCCGGGTGGTGCGGCCGGGATCCAGGTCGTCAACCGTGCCCTGCTGGCCCGGTTGCTGCGCGATGTGGAGCAGGCGTGGCGGCGTGGCTGGCAGCCGGCCGAACTGGTCCGGGTGGCGCGCCGCGAATGCGGCGCACGGCACGGCCGGCTGGTGGTCGATGGTATTGCGGCGCGGATGCGCGGCTATCCGAAGGCGGCCGTCGACCAGCGGTGGCAGGCACAGCTGACGATTCTCGACGCACGGGTGTGGTGGGAACACGACGACCATTACGTGACGGTCTGGGGTGACCGGCAGGGTCTGGACCGGGCCGCGGTGATCACCGTGATGATCGAGGTACTTCATCTGCTGGCGACGCTGCCGGCGATCGAGGTGGTCGGTCCAGCGCCTGGCGAGGCCCGGCCGGCTACGGCGGCCGTGCCGGCCGATCTCGACCAGCGGATGCTGGATCGGGTTCGGGCGTTGCTGGCCAAGGCGGAGTCCACCGACTACCCGGAGGAGGCCGATGCGTTCACGGCCAAGGCGCAGGAGTTGATGGCCCGGCACCGGATCGACCATGCCCTGCTGGTGGCGGCCACGGGAGAACGCGACCAGCCGGTCACCCGGCGGATAGCCGTCGACAATCCGTACGAGGCGCCGAAGTCGCTGCTGCTTCAGGTCGTCGCGGAGGCGAACAGTTGCCGGGCGGTGTGGACGAAGCGGTTCGCCTTCACGACCGTCGTCGGCTTCGCTTCGGATCTGGACTCCACCGAGTTGGTGTTCACGTCGCTGCTCGTGCAGGCGACCAGGGCGATGACCCAGGCCAAACCCGCGGCCGACGAGTACGGGCGCAACACCACCCGCTCGTTTCGGCAGTCGTTCCTGACGGCGTACGCGTCGCGGATCGGTGAGCGACTCAGTGCTGCCGCCGACGAGGTAGGCCGGAAAGCGGCCGCGTCGGCGAACAGCGCCCAGTTCCTTCCCGTGCTCGCCGCGCGTGACGACGCGGTACGCGACGCGTTCGAGAAACAGTTCCCCCAACTGACACATCACCGGTCGACCATCAGTAACCGGCAGGGCTGGGCATCGGGCCGTGCCGCCGCCGACCGGGCATCACTGCAGGGCCGGCAGGCAGTCGCCCAAGAGTGA
- a CDS encoding helix-turn-helix transcriptional regulator produces the protein MGERSDWAMMRERRMAEPGAAEAYDAARLAFELGRAVRDLRERRGWSQVQLARESGMTQSAVARFEAGGTVPTLPVLERLAAALNASLNVSFEPRQAAA, from the coding sequence ATGGGCGAGCGTAGCGATTGGGCCATGATGCGAGAGCGGCGCATGGCCGAGCCGGGAGCCGCAGAGGCCTACGATGCGGCGCGGTTGGCGTTCGAGCTTGGTCGTGCGGTGCGCGATCTTCGTGAACGCCGGGGTTGGAGCCAGGTGCAACTTGCTAGGGAATCGGGGATGACGCAGTCGGCGGTCGCCCGGTTCGAGGCTGGCGGCACCGTACCAACCCTCCCGGTGTTGGAGCGGTTGGCGGCGGCCTTGAATGCCAGTCTCAACGTGAGCTTCGAGCCCCGCCAGGCGGCGGCTTGA
- a CDS encoding type II toxin-antitoxin system RelE/ParE family toxin, whose translation MPWGAVELEPEVEKWLESLPTALFARAAFYVDLLAEHGPLLGEPYTKQLDGKLRELRFYLERQAVRVTYWIASDRRIILLTVFYKTRMRDEREVDRARRALANCIGEAHRVVEEEG comes from the coding sequence ATGCCTTGGGGTGCGGTCGAGCTGGAGCCGGAGGTTGAGAAGTGGCTGGAGAGCCTTCCGACGGCGCTGTTTGCCCGAGCGGCGTTCTACGTCGACCTGCTGGCTGAACACGGGCCGTTGCTGGGTGAGCCGTACACGAAACAGCTTGACGGGAAGCTGCGCGAATTGCGTTTCTACCTCGAACGGCAGGCGGTGCGGGTCACCTACTGGATCGCATCGGACAGGCGGATCATCCTGCTGACGGTGTTCTACAAGACGCGGATGCGCGACGAGCGGGAGGTCGACCGGGCGCGTCGGGCGTTGGCCAACTGCATAGGTGAGGCGCACCGCGTCGTGGAAGAGGAGGGCTAG
- a CDS encoding NAD(P)/FAD-dependent oxidoreductase: protein MPAETEVVIVGGGLAGLAAARRLHRAGAPWRLLEATGRLGGRVATDRVDGYLLDRGFQVLNTAYPRLGTLLDVGRLGLGYFTPGVLVRRGDELIRLVNPLRKPAGAAGAALAGVGSPLDRLRFAALTTGCATLPVRRLLEAPEMTSEVALRRAGLSDAIIEELLRPFLSGVLVDRQLETSSHVLAMILRSFARGRIGLPAEGMAALPGAVAAPLPADLIDLDTPVSEVAPGRVRTRAGEIACRAVVVAVDPPAATTLLPRLSRVRMNSYTTWYHATDNPPVYEPILLVDGDRRELIANTVVVSQAAPTYAPEGRHLVATSAVGPSIPPEPAIRDELTRLYGRATADWTHLTTVHVPDALPATPPPQGRLRKPVALGKGLFVAGDHRDSPSIQGALASGWRTADAVLAYLRST, encoded by the coding sequence ATGCCGGCTGAGACCGAAGTGGTGATCGTGGGCGGCGGCCTGGCCGGGCTGGCGGCGGCGCGGCGGCTGCACCGCGCCGGCGCGCCGTGGCGGCTGCTGGAGGCGACCGGCCGGCTCGGCGGGCGGGTCGCCACCGACAGGGTCGACGGGTACCTGCTCGACCGCGGCTTCCAGGTGCTCAACACCGCCTACCCGCGGCTCGGCACCCTGCTGGACGTCGGCCGGCTCGGCCTCGGGTACTTCACCCCCGGCGTGCTGGTGCGCCGGGGAGACGAGCTGATCCGGCTGGTCAATCCGCTGCGGAAGCCGGCCGGTGCGGCCGGCGCCGCACTGGCCGGCGTCGGCTCGCCGCTGGACCGGCTGCGGTTCGCCGCGCTCACCACCGGCTGCGCCACGCTGCCCGTCCGACGGCTGCTGGAGGCACCGGAGATGACCTCCGAGGTGGCACTGCGCCGCGCCGGCCTCTCCGACGCGATCATCGAGGAACTGCTGCGGCCGTTCCTCTCCGGCGTACTCGTCGACCGCCAGTTGGAGACCTCCAGCCACGTCCTCGCGATGATCCTGCGCTCGTTCGCCCGTGGCCGTATCGGCCTGCCAGCCGAGGGGATGGCCGCGCTGCCCGGGGCCGTCGCAGCCCCGTTGCCCGCCGACCTGATCGACCTGGACACCCCGGTGAGCGAGGTCGCACCCGGTCGAGTCCGCACCCGGGCCGGTGAGATCGCCTGCCGCGCCGTCGTGGTGGCGGTCGATCCACCGGCGGCGACGACGCTGCTGCCGAGGCTGTCGCGGGTACGCATGAACAGCTACACGACCTGGTACCACGCCACCGACAACCCGCCGGTGTACGAGCCGATCCTGCTGGTCGACGGCGACCGGCGGGAACTGATCGCAAACACCGTCGTCGTCAGTCAGGCGGCACCCACGTACGCGCCGGAGGGGCGACACCTGGTCGCCACCTCGGCGGTCGGCCCGTCCATCCCACCCGAACCGGCGATCCGGGACGAACTGACCCGTCTATACGGACGGGCCACGGCGGACTGGACGCACCTCACCACCGTCCATGTCCCCGACGCGCTGCCCGCCACGCCGCCACCGCAGGGGCGGCTGCGCAAGCCGGTGGCGCTGGGGAAGGGGCTCTTCGTGGCCGGTGACCACCGGGACAGCCCGTCGATCCAGGGGGCGCTGGCCAGCGGCTGGCGTACGGCCGACGCGGTCCTGGCGTACCTGCGTTCGACCTGA
- a CDS encoding polyprenyl synthetase family protein — protein sequence MTVTVAPTDPSELRARVDAELAAFLDRQDPDWPDWAPCGVRSALRRFVLAGGKRLRPLFCYWGWRSAGEPDGTPIVVAAAALELFHTFALIHDDILDGSDLRRGQPSVHRIFADLHARSSWRGDPEAYGRNTALLCGDLCVAWSDQMFHECGLSSEAVHRGYRVLALMRTEVIVGEYLDLVSGMGNGSVANALAVIRMKAARYTVTRPLQIGAALAGAAPGLIAALAEFGDPLGDAFQLRDDVLGVFGNAAVTGKSVLDDLREGKPTVMMALTRDHADRAQTARLRELFGNPELDADGAAELRKIIEGTGARAKIEQMIRVRADAALAALERSSVARESRLALAALAAQAIDRRY from the coding sequence GTGACCGTCACGGTGGCGCCGACCGACCCGAGCGAGCTGCGCGCCCGGGTCGACGCCGAGCTGGCGGCGTTCCTCGACCGGCAGGATCCGGACTGGCCGGACTGGGCGCCGTGCGGCGTCCGCTCGGCGTTGCGCCGGTTCGTGCTCGCCGGTGGCAAGCGCCTCCGCCCGCTGTTCTGCTACTGGGGCTGGCGGAGTGCGGGCGAGCCGGACGGCACGCCGATCGTGGTGGCCGCCGCCGCGCTGGAGCTGTTCCACACGTTTGCCTTGATCCACGACGATATCCTCGACGGCAGTGACCTTCGTCGGGGACAGCCCTCGGTGCACCGGATCTTCGCCGACCTGCACGCCCGTTCGTCCTGGCGGGGCGATCCCGAGGCGTACGGACGCAACACCGCCCTGCTCTGCGGCGACCTCTGCGTCGCCTGGTCGGACCAGATGTTCCACGAGTGCGGGTTGAGCAGCGAGGCGGTGCATCGGGGGTACCGCGTCCTTGCGCTGATGCGCACCGAGGTGATCGTGGGGGAGTACCTGGACCTGGTGTCCGGAATGGGCAACGGTTCGGTCGCCAACGCGCTTGCGGTGATCCGCATGAAGGCAGCCCGCTACACCGTCACCCGGCCCTTGCAGATCGGCGCCGCACTGGCCGGAGCGGCGCCGGGGCTGATCGCCGCGCTGGCCGAGTTCGGTGACCCGCTCGGCGATGCCTTTCAGCTTCGGGACGACGTGCTGGGCGTCTTCGGCAACGCGGCGGTCACCGGTAAGTCCGTTCTGGACGATCTGCGCGAGGGTAAGCCCACGGTCATGATGGCCCTGACCCGCGACCACGCCGACCGCGCACAGACCGCGCGGCTACGGGAGCTGTTCGGCAATCCCGAGCTGGACGCGGACGGTGCCGCCGAGCTGCGGAAGATCATCGAGGGCACCGGCGCCCGCGCGAAGATCGAGCAGATGATCCGGGTCCGCGCCGACGCGGCCCTGGCCGCGCTGGAGCGATCCTCCGTGGCTCGGGAAAGCCGGCTGGCGCTCGCCGCCCTGGCCGCCCAGGCGATCGACCGTCGATACTGA
- a CDS encoding YihY/virulence factor BrkB family protein gives MPSAGWKAALRRTGREFFDDSLIDWAAALTYYGVLSIFPGLVVLVSLLGLLDARATDGVLATVNQAVPEENTRRILVSAIDQAGEPGAAGIAAIVGLLTAFWSASGYVGAFMRASNTVYDVPEGRPMWKTLPIRIGVTAVIGVLLLASAVIVVFTGGLAAAVGGAFGVGPTAVTVWNVAKWPVLLLLVSLMFAILYWASPNARHGGFRWVSPGSVLAVVIWLAVSGLFAFYVGNFGSYNKTYGALAGVIIFLVWLWLSNIAILLGAEFDAELERGRAIAAGLRPPDKEPYVELRDDRKLRKKRNAPRH, from the coding sequence CTGCCCAGCGCCGGTTGGAAGGCGGCGCTGCGGCGCACCGGCCGCGAGTTCTTCGACGACAGTCTCATCGACTGGGCGGCGGCGCTCACCTACTACGGGGTGCTCTCCATCTTTCCCGGCCTGGTGGTCCTGGTCTCGCTGCTCGGTCTGCTCGATGCCCGTGCGACGGACGGTGTCCTGGCCACGGTCAACCAGGCCGTGCCGGAGGAGAACACCCGGCGGATCCTAGTCTCGGCCATCGACCAGGCAGGAGAACCGGGGGCTGCGGGGATCGCCGCGATCGTCGGTCTGCTCACCGCCTTCTGGTCGGCCTCGGGTTACGTCGGTGCGTTCATGCGGGCCTCGAACACCGTCTACGACGTGCCGGAGGGGCGGCCGATGTGGAAGACCCTGCCCATCCGGATCGGCGTCACCGCGGTGATCGGGGTGCTGCTGCTGGCCAGCGCGGTCATCGTGGTCTTCACCGGCGGTCTCGCCGCGGCTGTGGGGGGCGCGTTCGGGGTGGGCCCGACGGCGGTGACGGTGTGGAACGTCGCCAAGTGGCCGGTGTTGCTGCTCCTGGTCAGCCTGATGTTCGCCATCCTCTACTGGGCCTCGCCGAACGCGCGGCACGGCGGCTTCCGGTGGGTCAGTCCGGGAAGCGTGTTGGCCGTGGTGATCTGGTTGGCGGTCTCCGGGCTCTTCGCGTTCTACGTGGGCAACTTCGGCTCGTACAACAAGACGTACGGCGCGCTCGCCGGGGTGATCATATTTCTGGTGTGGCTCTGGCTCAGTAACATCGCCATCCTGTTGGGCGCCGAATTCGACGCCGAACTGGAGCGCGGCCGTGCCATCGCCGCCGGGTTGCGGCCGCCGGACAAGGAGCCGTACGTCGAGCTGCGGGACGACCGTAAGCTGCGCAAGAAGCGCAACGCCCCTCGTCACTGA